One Clostridium estertheticum DNA segment encodes these proteins:
- a CDS encoding methyl-accepting chemotaxis protein: MYWLKNMRIKTELTASFIFVALLIGIVGFIGSKDIKKVDINSQLIVTNNLVPLQQMTTVRHNIMQIKYNMSLILDGENKNEVDALSKSIKDLVDKDNKLISEYDAIPVSQIKAESVILENKTYEELKKNLVNYRGQRDKVVDIVKSGKYEEAKVEAKEYLALQDKVLDELGTIVECNMKEAGEMQSLNKGVTSKSLKEMQSLFIVGILIALILGYLISSMISRQLKKVTSFAKAFGEGDLTEIIDITKRDEIGILASELNKAGGNVKSLISEIISSVAELSATSEEVSATALDITEKMELINESTRQITQGTEELSAITEEVNASTVDITSFAQDLAEKAAFGNISSTEIQKRALNVKETGLNSSNNTQKIYKSRQEEINDAIEKGKIVEKIKIIADTIGSISSQTNLLALNAAIEAARAGEHGKGFSVVADEVRKLAVESSNSVSEIQEVITKVQEAFKNITYNAEGVLNFIAEHVTPNYSFFIESGEKYEKDAEFFSSMSDEIAKKAKLVLQSIETVGSAIENVSATSQQSAANSEEIMNGINETTLAVEDISKSAQSQAEMAEKLNNLVHKFKI, translated from the coding sequence ATGTATTGGTTAAAAAATATGAGAATTAAAACAGAATTAACAGCTAGCTTTATTTTTGTGGCATTACTAATCGGAATAGTTGGATTTATCGGGTCTAAAGATATTAAAAAAGTGGATATTAATAGCCAATTAATTGTAACAAACAATCTAGTACCACTTCAACAAATGACCACTGTCAGGCACAACATTATGCAAATAAAATATAATATGTCACTTATCCTTGATGGGGAGAATAAAAATGAGGTTGATGCGTTAAGTAAATCTATAAAAGATTTAGTTGATAAAGACAATAAACTTATAAGTGAATATGATGCTATTCCAGTTTCACAAATAAAAGCTGAATCTGTTATTCTTGAAAATAAAACTTACGAAGAATTAAAAAAAAATCTTGTAAACTATAGAGGGCAAAGGGACAAGGTAGTTGATATAGTTAAAAGTGGGAAATATGAAGAGGCTAAAGTGGAAGCTAAAGAGTATTTGGCCTTGCAGGATAAGGTTTTAGATGAACTAGGAACAATCGTTGAATGCAATATGAAAGAAGCAGGAGAAATGCAAAGTTTAAATAAAGGGGTTACGAGTAAATCACTTAAAGAAATGCAATCTCTCTTTATAGTAGGTATTTTAATTGCACTTATTCTCGGTTATTTGATATCATCAATGATTTCAAGGCAATTAAAGAAAGTAACTAGCTTTGCAAAGGCCTTTGGAGAAGGAGATTTAACTGAAATAATTGATATCACTAAGAGGGATGAAATAGGTATACTTGCATCTGAACTAAATAAGGCAGGGGGAAATGTTAAAAGCTTAATATCTGAAATAATATCAAGTGTCGCAGAACTAAGCGCAACAAGTGAAGAAGTTTCTGCTACTGCTTTGGACATAACTGAAAAGATGGAACTCATAAATGAATCAACTAGACAGATTACACAGGGTACTGAAGAATTAAGTGCAATAACAGAAGAGGTAAACGCCTCAACAGTGGATATAACTTCTTTTGCACAAGATTTAGCGGAAAAGGCGGCCTTTGGAAATATCTCCTCAACGGAAATTCAAAAAAGAGCACTAAATGTAAAAGAAACGGGGTTAAATTCAAGCAATAATACCCAGAAAATTTATAAGAGCAGACAAGAAGAGATTAACGATGCAATTGAAAAAGGCAAGATAGTTGAGAAAATTAAAATCATAGCTGATACAATAGGCTCAATATCATCGCAGACTAATCTTTTAGCATTAAATGCTGCTATTGAAGCTGCTAGGGCCGGTGAACATGGAAAAGGCTTTTCTGTTGTAGCAGATGAGGTAAGAAAACTTGCAGTGGAATCATCCAACAGTGTATCAGAAATTCAAGAGGTTATTACTAAGGTTCAGGAGGCATTTAAGAACATAACTTATAATGCAGAAGGTGTCCTTAATTTTATTGCCGAACATGTAACACCAAATTATAGCTTTTTTATAGAATCCGGAGAGAAGTATGAGAAGGATGCAGAGTTTTTCAGTAGTATGTCTGATGAAATAGCTAAGAAAGCAAAACTGGTACTTCAATCAATTGAGACCGTTGGTAGTGCAATTGAGAATGTATCAGCAACATCCCAGCAATCAGCTGCTAATAGCGAAGAAATCATGAATGGAATAAATGAAACTACACTTGCTGTTGAGGATATATCTAAGTCAGCTCAAAGCCAAGCGGAAATGGCTGAAAAGCTTAATAATCTAGTTCATAAATTTAAAATTTAA
- a CDS encoding leucine-rich repeat domain-containing protein, with translation MTLRLSINDIEEISSLNKLSSLRNLQLGANKIKDVRPLSNMTNLKVLQLERNPIDDLSPLDNLKSVEIRKELL, from the coding sequence ATGACATTGAGATTATCAATTAATGATATTGAAGAAATAAGTAGCTTAAATAAATTATCCAGTTTAAGAAATTTACAATTAGGTGCAAATAAAATCAAAGATGTAAGACCCTTAAGTAATATGACCAACTTAAAAGTACTACAACTAGAAAGAAATCCGATAGACGATTTGAGCCCTCTGGATAATTTAAAATCCGTAGAAATCAGGAAAGAATTACTATAA